The sequence CTTAAGTGTATATGAGTTTAAAAGATAAAATTACTAATCATTTCGATTAAAAATCAATTAAATTTCTTTTTTATACTTTTATTTAGTTTTTTATAAACATTTGTATTGCTTTCATATAAAATTAGGTACAATATAAAAGTATCTGCTTCGATCAGTTATCATAGTCAGATTTACCCTGAAATAGCATGGGGATTTTTAGAGGTAAGACTAAGTAAAAATCTGTAAAGCTCTAGATTATTTAGCAGGTATTGATAGGCAGATGGTATAGCTAGAGGCTAGAGTGTGATTTATTTTCAGGCTAGTGATAAATCCAGTAATCTTGCAAAATGCCGATAATTAGTGATATAAATTATCTCTGGCTGATATTTAATTTTTACCTATTTATCTAGATAAACAGGGGATTATGGGGTTTTGTAAAAAATAATTAATTTATTATTCTTCCAGTAAGTTTCCCGACAACCACAGCTAACTCAACTGCATCAATTGGCTTGGGGACGTGGATCTGAAAGCCTGCTAATAAGGCTTGTGTGCGATCGCTTGCACTAGCATAACCTGTGAGTGCGATCGCCGGAATATTCCCACCTTCTTCTGTAGTCATTGCCCTAATTTTGCGAATTAGTGCGTAACCATCCTCTCCAGGCATTCCGATATCGCTGATTAAAACATTTGGCTTCCAATGTTGTAGTGTTTCGAGTGCTTCACTTACTGTTTCTACTGCTGTTGCCTCAGCGCCATACTCGTGCAGCATTGTAATTAGAAACTCACGTGTATCAGCTTGATCATCTACTACTAACACACGTAAACCAGCAAGCGATCGCACAGGAGGCTGAATCGAAACTACAGAGTGAGGCTTAGTAGTATTTTCTGCTTCTGGAGTAGCTACTGCTAATTCTTGATTTGCCGCTATTAAGGGCAAATTTACCAGGAAAGTTGCTCCTAATCCTTCCCCTGCACTTTCTGCTTTGACAGTTCCACCTTGGAGTTCTACTAAGTGTCGCACTATCGCCAACCCAAGTCCTAATCCACCATGCGCCCTAGTAGTAGAACTATCTGCTTGACTAAAACGATCAAACACATGAGGTAAAAAATCAGGATTGATTCCTATACCCGCATCGCTTACCCGAATCTGAGCAGAATTACCTTGCATTTCCGTATCTGTACTCAATAGCAGCCTAACTTCAACACGGCTAGATTGAGGTGTAAACTTAACTGCATTAGAAAGCAAATTCCATACAACTTGTTGTAAACGATTTGCATCACCTAAAATTGGCGGTACAGCAGCGTCTAAAAAACATTCAATTTGAATATTTTTAGCGTCTGCCGCAGGGCGTATAGTTTCTATCGCCGCCTCAATTATAGGAATTAGTTTGACCGAACGAACATTTAAGCGTAACTTACCCCTAATAATCCGTGAAACATCTAAGACATCTTCGATCAGTTGCGCCAAAGATCTAGTATTGCGCTCAATTGTTTCAATAGCACGACTGACAGTTTTCTCATCTAATTTCCGGCTACGCAACAAACTTGTCCACCCGATCATGGCATTTAAGGGTGTACGAAGTTCATGAGAAAGTGTAGCCAGAAACTCATCCTTCATGCGATTAGCTGCTTCAGCCTCAGCGCGTGCTGCTTGCTCACTAATAAGTAGTTGTTCGCGTTCTTTTTCTGCTTGTTTACGTTTAGTAATATCTCCTAAGTAAATTCGGATTAAATTACTTTCAGCAATATAGTGAACAGATTGTTCAAATATCGCATTTTCAACTTCCACTTCTCTAACAAAAAATTCCTTTTTTTCATTTTGAACTACTGAAAGTATTCCTAATAATATTGGATGATTAAGCTGTAATTCCTGAACATCTGGAAATTGCACAAGTGTAGCAGGATTACAATAAGTAATTTTACCCTGTAAATCAATTTCAATAATCGGTGTAGGTAAAAGCTCAGGGAAAGACGCAAGTCTCAGTAATGCGGCTTCACTAGAAGGATCAACAGAAATATCATCTGGAACTAACGTTTCAAATGTCTCATTGGCGAAAGATTGATACTTAAGTGATTTTTCTTGCTCACAATATTCAAAAATATCTTCATCTGATAAATTAGCATCGATCACAAAATAACTAGCTTGTACATTACCTCCAAATATAATTAAATCTTTATGTTGGAGAGCTTTTGACCAACACGATCTACCATTAATAATTAAGCCATTAGTACTATGTTGACCCTGTAAATTTCCATCAATTATTTGAAATAAATAAGTTTCATTTTCTGTATCAGTAACACGCAGTAATGTTGCATGATGACGAGAAACAATCCGCGAATTAAGAACGATAGAATTTAAGGAACTGCGACCCAGTGAATAAATATTTTTATCAAGATTAATTATACGTTTTCCTTTAGGATCTTCAACCACCAAAACCGGGCGTGTTTGTTGTTGATTACCAGTTGTAGTTAACTGATTAACAATTGACATAGAGTTTGATTACGCTAATTTTAGTAGTAATTAGATATTGGGTTATTGTTTTATTATTCATTTATATTAAATGATTAATGTTTAAATTTTACATTCTCACATTAGTAAGCTAAAAATATAACCTATAAAAGCCAAAATGCCAAAAAAAATTAAGTTTATATAGTCTATTCAACTTTAGCTACAGATGAAAGCCAGGAATTTATAGAAAATTTTAACTATTATTTGTAAAAATTTACTTAAAATTATCAATAATCGAGGTGACCTAATCAATTAGAACGCCAAAGAGTGATGGTATTTTCAGCACTACCACTAGCAAGAGTTCGATGATCTGGACTAAACGCGACACATCTAACCCCCTTGGCATGGTCTTTTAGGGTTTGGCTCAGTTCACCAGTATTACTGCGCCAGAGGTTGATGGTATTGTCACTACTGGCACTAGCAATAATTTTGCCATCGGGAGCGATCGCCACCCACCAAACACCTTTAGAATGACCCTTAAGTGTACGAATTAGTTTCCCAGTAGAAATTTCCCATAACTTAATAGTATTGTCTCTACTGCCACTTACAAGAGTTTGGCAATCAGGAGTAATAGCTATAGATTTGATCCAGTCTGTATGACCAGTAAGAGTACGAATTAGTTTCCCATCGTTAGCTTGCCATAGCTTGATTGTGTGATCTGAACTACAACTTGCCAAAATTTGCCCATCAGGGCTAAATGTTACAGAAGAAACTGGATATAAATGCCCAAATAATGTATTAATTAATACACCGCTATCAATCTGCCAAATCTTGATAGTGTTATCATCGCTACCACTAGCAAGTGTTTCCCCATTTGGACTAATGGCTACAGATTTAATCCAGTCGGTATGACCTCTAAGACTACGCATTAGCTTACCATTAGAGGTTTGCCAGAGCTTAATACTACCATCAGCACTGCCACTAGCAATAACTTGATTATCTGGACTAAAAACCACCGTAGAAACTGGATCTGAATGTCCTGTTAAAGTGTGAATTAGCTGGCTAGTCTCTATATTCCATAACTTGATAGTGTTATCCCAACTACCACTAGCAAGAATTTTACCATCTAAACTAAAAGCAACAGAACGAACTAAGTTAGAGTGTCCTGTAAGGGTGCGAACAAATTCCCAAGTTTGAATTTGAGGTTGTGGTTGTGGTGCTAATGGAACAGGTTCTATTGGAGAGGTGATCTGGGTATTAGTAATATTATTGTCATTAGAAACAACTGGAAATGTTTCTAACTGATTAAGATCTTTCAGCACTTCTGCGGCGGATTGATAGCGTTCTTTAACATATTCTTGGAGAATTTTATCCAAAACTTGAGTTAGGTGATCGCTAACGGTTACTCCTTTTTTATTTAACTGTTCTTTCCATAACCAATTACCTTCTAATGGATCATAAAGCTCATCAATTTGCGCTGCTGTCAGCAAATGAATACAAGTAACACCTAAGCTGTAGAGATCACTAGCTGGAAACGCTTTACCGCCGCGCAGTTGTTCAATAGGTGCAAATCCTTCTGTACCAGTTCTTGTACCCGTTTTAGCTAAACCTGTGGCACTTAGCTGTTTAGATACACCGAAATCAATTAACACAAATTTGCGATCGCTCCGCCGTCGCACAATATTTGTAGGCTTAATATCTCGGTGAATTACCTGATTTTCATGGACAAATTGTAATACAGGTAATAAATCATTTAATAATTCTATAATTTGTTGTTCGCTAAATGCTCCTTGCTGTTCTAATTCTTGATCTAAATCCTGCCCTTCAATATATTGCTGTACCAAATACAAAATTTTGTTTTGCTCAAAGTAACCAAATAGTGTAGGAATTTGAGGATGTTGTTCTCCTAATTCCAACAAACGTCTTGCTTCTTGTTCAAATAGCAAGCTGGCTTTAGACATTGCACCACTACTGCCCTGAATTTGTAGCAAAGGAAATAGTTGCTTAATCACACAATGGGTGTTAAGCCTGTCTGTATCTTCAGCTAAGAAGGTTCTACCAAAACCCCCTTCACCAATTGGCGCAATGGCACGATAACGATCTTTCAGTTGTAATTTTGTCCCACAGGCGAGGCAAAAGTTTGTCCCCGCAGGGTTCTGTGGCTTTTGGCAAGCGGGGTTGAGGCAATAGCTCATTACAGAATCAAGCAAGGACGGCTTGAATATATATTGACATCCTCTGAGCATCTTTGCTGATCAAGCTAATTGCGCTTCATCAAAACAAGAATAGACTTCTTGCTCTCAAGGAGTTACCCCATCTGTGTTTATCTGTGTCCATCTGTGGATATCTGTGGTTAATTATCTAAAATTTGAATAAACGAACAAATCTCATGTATAGGCGCGTTAGCGTATAAGCGTAGCGACTCCGTTGGTATAGTGCAATGTAGAGACTAGCGCATGGCTTGTCTCTACCTTCGGATCTATTTAAGGGGAGTGTCGATGTCTAATATTGGTACTACTAGGCGTAGCATAAGTATAGGGATATGTGTCAAGCTGTCATAAAGTGAAGCTTGGTGGGAGTAAGGTTGCGGAGGACTAAATGGCAGTGAAATTGCGCCGTCCGATTTTAGTTGGTGGAATTGGGTTATCTTTATCGCTGTGGCTGTTGCAAAGTTTGCATCACTCAATGGCTCAATTAGGAGAGTTTACAGTATTAGGCGCGATCGCACTTGGTGGTGGTTTCTGGTTTTTCCAAAAACGCACGTCCCCTCAAGTTGATATATCACCGATAGCATCAACAATGGAACGGGAAACGGTAGAAAAAGCGATCGCTCAAGTTGAAACAGCGATTACTATACTAGAATCTGAAGCAGAAAATCATCCCGCTAATTTGCAATTAAGGCAGCAAGTTGTCCAAGTAACAGCAGAGTTAGACAGAAAAGTTAATCGTATAGCTGTTACAGGTGGTAAAAATGTCGGTAAAACAACTTTAGTAAAACTTCTAGAAAATAGTTGCTTCCAAAACCAGCAACCGAGTTTTAGCGAGACAACAGCATTATTTACAGCGAATGATGCTGATGTTATTACCAATCAGGTAGCGATCGCTTCTGATTTAATCTTATTTCTCACTGCTGCTGATTTGACTGATCCAGAGTTTCAAACTCTGCAACAAATGGCTAAATCTCATCAAAAAATTATGCTTGTTTTTAATAAACAAGACCAGTATGTACCTGATGAAAGATTAGTAATTTTAAACCAACTGCGACAACGGATGCAGGGTATATTGAATAAAGATGATGTAGTAGCGATCGCAGCTGAACCAGGACTTGTTAAAGTACGTCAGCATCAGCCGGATGGTTCATTACAAGAGTGGATGGAAAAACCAGCAGCTAATATCGCACCTTTGACACAACAGCTAGAGCAAATATTATCCCACTCAGCACAACAATTAATTTTGGCTAGTGCTTATCGACAAGCGGTTAACTTGAAAACAGAGGCGAAAACTGTATTAAATCAAGTACGACGCGAGCGCGCTCTACCTATAATTGAGCAATATCAATGGATAGTCGCTGCTACAGCTTTGGCTAACCCAGTTCCCGCACTTGATTTATTAGCAACTGCCGCTATTAATGCCCAACTAATTATAGATTTGGGTAATGTTTATCAGCAAAACTTCTCACTACAACAAGCGCAAACTATAGCCAGCACGATAGGTAGTTTAATGGTTAAGCTGGGATTAGTCGAGCTTTCCACTCAAGCCGTTGGCGGTATGCTCAAAAGCAATGCTATTACTTTTGTTGCTGGTGGCGTAGTACAGGGAGTAAGTGCCGCTTACCTGACCAGATTAGCAGGGTTAAGTTTGATAGAATATTTCCAAGTTCAGGAAACTGCTACAACTACAGGTGGATTATTTAATATTGAACAACTAAGTGAAACGCTTAAACAAGTATTTCTAGAAAATCAACGGGTAGCTTTTTTGCAAGCATTTATCAAGCAAGGAGTAGCACGTTTGATGCCCGAATCAACCCAACCTGAAATTATGGTAGCTGAAACAGCAGCGCTTCCCTAATTTATATCTCACCCTTCACTTCTCTCTCATCACTAAAAGCGCTAAGAAATGCTTGAAGCAACTCCGATTGTTTGGCATAATGGCAAACTGGTTGAACGTGAACAAGCTGCACCTTCTATTGCTAGCCATTCTCTCCACTTAGGAATCGGTGTTTTTGATGGCATCATGGCTTATTGGAATGGTAATCATTATTACATTCATTGCTTGGATGCACATTTAGATCGCCTCCGCAATGGTGCGACACAGATGGGGCTAGAATTTCCCTGGTCAAATGCAGATTTAAAATTAGGTATTTTATCACTTTTAGATCAATTACCTGCAACAAATTATTACATCAGACCAATTGTTTACCGTTCAGTACCACAACTAAGCTTTAATGATTTGATGCCTGTTGATGTGACCATTTTAGCGGTGACGATTGCTCGTGATGTAGATAAATCTTTAACTTGCCACATTTCGCCTTATGAACGCATCTCAGGTAACGCCATTCCTTTAGCATGGAAAATATGCGGAACGTATGTAAATAGTTATCTAGCTCGTCGTGCGGCACAAGTAGCTGGATTTAATGATGCTATTTTACTCGATCAACAAGGTCGAATTACTGAAGCAGCAGTAGCCAATCTTTTTTTAATCCAAAAAGAGAAATTAGTTACTCCTGCCTTAACTCCCCATATCTTCCCTGGAATTACCCGTTTAACAATTATTGATATTGCTAAAAGCCTCCAACTCCAGGTAGAGGAACGGGATATTAAACCTACTGATTTAGAAAATTTTGACGGAGCCTTTCTAGCTGCTACTATGATGGAATTAAAGCCACTATCGACTATTCATCCTTATAAATACGATACATCAAATCATCCTCTATTTCGTAGCTGTTTAAAAGAATTTCAAGAAATCACACATCAGTAATAAGAATCATAACACTCTATACAATTGCGCTCTCTCATTACCATATGCTAGAATAGTCATGTGTAATAAATAATCATCTTTGGTAATCTCTATAAAGATGGCAAATTATTTGACTGTTAGCAAGACCGTTAAGTTGGTTATAAGATTAAACTCACTTCTTAAGTAGAGCTTTATTTTATAACAACTAGATGTAATTAGATAATTGTTATAGCTCAATCAAATCCAACTTGCTCAAGATAAAATCAAACTACAAGATTAGATGCCTCTATTTTTTACTTTGGACGAATAAGAATTATACGGCATTGAAAAAGGTAAACATAAATTTGTTTACCATACCGCTATGCTAAGTGCTTGAAGATTATTTGATCAAAAGGTACTTTCGATAACAGTAGAAAAGCTTGTTCAATCTCCTTACAGAGAATTTATCTGTAAAGATGGTGTCCTAACTAGCGATGAAAATCATATTTATTATTGCGTTCAAAATTATCAACAAAGATGGTTGACAAGAGTAGCGTCTAGACAATTCAAAATCAATTTAAACAAGGTTACGGCTGTTATAAATTCTCATTTGAGATTAATTACCACTGGCTAAAGTTTTACGTTAGCCCATGACGTTGAAAATATTTTGTAATTACGGTCATAAAAAATGCTGGTAAGGATGCCAATAATGCAACAATTTACAGCAATTATTGAACGCGAAGGCAGTGGATATGTATCCCTCTGTCCCGAAATTGATATTGCTAGTCAAGGCTGTAATATTGAAGAGGCACGCAACAATTTAGTTGAAGCATTAGAACTATTTTTTGAAACTGCCGATCCTAAAGAGATACAGAATAGATTACATTCGGAAATTTTTATTACTCGTGTGGAAGTAAATATTGGGTAAACTGCGGGTACTGTCAGCAGCAGAAGCTTGTCAAATTTTAGCCAAACATGATTTTGTTCAAGTTCGGCGAAAAGGTAGCCATATTATTATGCAAAGAAGGCTATCATATACGACGCTGACAGTACCTATACCTGATTACCCAGAATTGCGAATTGGTACATTGCAGTCAATCATTCGTCAATCTGGTTTGGCTCGTTATCTGTTTGAGGTTGAGCAATAACAATTAACAATTAATAATTAATACATCCAGCGTTAAAGGCAAGCTTTTTATAGAAATTTTACTGCAAAGCAGTAGAACGATTTCATCTTAATTTCATTTTTGAGTAACAAACTGAGTAATGAGGGCTAATTCCATGCACTGTGGAAAATCTAGCTGTCTCTCAGTTACTCTATGAAACCAAGATCAATGAAAACGAGCTTTTTGATTAGTTTGGTGGCGATCGCATCCGTCGCAGGTGGAGTTATTACAGGGTGTTCCACTTCTTCACAAACTCCAAACCAAGTTTCCAACACTGCCTCAAACAATTCCAGTACTGGAAACAACGCCGACCACAGTAGTCATTCTGGACATGGTAGTGGCAACCATGATATGGCTATGGACTTGGGTTCAGCAGATGCTAACTATGATCTGCGATTTATTGATGCCATGACACCACACCATCAAGGCGCGGTAGAAATGGCAAAACAAGCTCAACAAAAATCCCAACGCCCAGAAATTAAAAAATTAGCATCCGAAATTATCAATGCTCAAAATAAAGAAATTGGGCAGTTAAAACAGTGGCGGAAAGCTTGGTATCCCAAAGCTGGAACTCAATTAGTTGCTTATGGAGGCGCGGGCAAATCTACAGTCCCAATGTCAGATGAGCAAAAACAGAGCATGATGATGTCTCAAGATTTAGGGGCGGCGGATGCTGAGTTTGATTTACGCTTCATTAATGCCATGATTCCCCACCATGAGGGAGCTATCACAATGGCTAATGATGCGTTGGCTAAGTCTCAGCACGCAGAAATTAAGAAATTATCTCAAAATATTGTGGCTTCCCAGCAGAAAGAAATTGACCAAATGAAGCAGTGGCGCAAAGCTTGGTATAAACAGTAATCAAGATTTCATTGCTGTTGAAAGAATAGAAATTTAAAGACATTGACAGCAAAAATAGGCTACAAGCTGACTGTTTAATAAATGCTTAATTTCAAGTAAAAAGTATAGCAGTCGCCAAGGCGCTTAAGGCATTTTTTCTGACTAAAACCCTTAGTAACAGAGCATTTAAAAAAAGCTAATTGCTAAAAGCTAACTGCTAATTGCTATAACTACTCAAGTCCCAAATAAACTGGAGCATTGAGATGGAATTATTAAAAAATTCGATTAAATTGAATAGAGTTAACCCACAACTGAGGTCAGCTTTATCAAATGATGTGAGTGAAGCTGTTGGTATGGTACCAATTGTGAGATTAAATCGCTTAGGCGAGTTGTGCCAACAACATGATTTTTATCTAAAACTAGAATCTTGCAATCCTGGTGGCAGTATTAAGGAAAAAAATGCTGTTTATCTGATTAAAGATGCAGAAAAACGGGGGTTATTAACACCTGGAGGCACAATTGTAGAATCAAGTTCTGGTAATTTCGGCATTGGATTAGCCATGATTGGTGCGGCGCGTGGCTACCAAGTGGTGATTGTGGTAGATGCAAAAACTGCCCCCCCGATGCGACGAATGCTAGAAGCTTATGGTGCAGAACTTGTGGATGTCCCCCTCAGTGCTGCTGATGCCAATGGCTCGATGCAGGTAGCGCGGATGCAGAAAGCTAAAGAACTCGCAAGTCAAATCCCAGCAGCTTGGTATCCTTGCCAACATCAGAATCCGCGTAATACTAATGCCCATGAAGTTTTTACGGCACGGGAGATTGAGGTGGCTTTTGGCGGTGCGCCGGATGTGATTGTTGTTGGTGTTAGTACAGCCGGACAGTTGGGCGGTATTAGTCGTTATTTTAAGAAGCACTATCCTAAAACGCGGATTGTCGGTGTGGATGTAGCAGGTTCAGTAGTATTTGGAACTCCTGCCCATCCCTATAAAATGACGGGTTTAGGTTTGTCATTTGTACCACCGAATTTTGATCCAAAAGTGCTGGATGCTGCTTATTCAGTGAATGACAGACTGGCTTTTTCCGTCTGTCATGTTTTGGCTCGTAAAGAGGGATTGTTACTGGGAGGATCTACAGGGGCAATAGTTGCTGCGGCTCTGGCGTATGCCAGTAGAATTAGTAGCCATGAGCGTATACTAATGCTGAATCCAGATCGCGGCGATCGCTATTTGGAAACAGTCTATAACCGTACCTGGCTGCGCGAGCAAGGTATTAATCTGTTACAGGAGCCAGAATTGACAGAAACTATTAAATCTATGGCTCCAGTACCTCAGCAGATTTTTATGCCAGCGTAGGAGTAATGAAAATAGCAGCAGATAAGTCTAAAAAAGACAGCAAAATAACTTTGTTGTCTCTGTGGCGGCAGTTTCTCCCCTTGTCCGTCAGCGATGTGACGATGGCTTGTGGCGATCCTTTAATTACTACCACGTTAGCGCATCTACCTTTGGCGCGTGTCAACTTGGCAGCAGTGGGTGTAGCGAAGGCGATCGCCATATTTTTAGAAAGCCCAATCATTATGATTTTACACGCTTCCAATGCCTTAGCAGCGACGAAGCGATCGCGTCAAGCATTATGGCGTTTCACACTGTTAGCAGGAGGTGGTTTAACCTTACTCTTAGCATTGTTGACAGTACCAATTATTTTTAGTGCGATCGGCAACCGTCTTTTAGGAGTGCCGCCAGAGTTAAGCGAGACTGTGCGCTATGTACTAATGTTGATGATTCTTTGGCCATTTGCTATCAGTTGGCGGCGATATTTTCAAGGATTATTAATTCATAGTGGCTACCAAGGTGCTGTCGCTAAAGCAGGAATTGGTCGTCTGATAGCTGTAGCAGTTGTGCTGGCTTTTGGCTTTAAAAGTCAAATTTCTGGAGCATTATTAGCAGGAATTGCCCTGATTTCAGGAGCTTTAGTTGAAGCTATACTTGTCACCTTTGCAGCGAAAAACTTAGGCGCAAATCGTCCACCAGAGTTAACTGATTCTCCTAAATTACCTACCGATCTCAAGAGCGTCTGGCGGTTTTATTTTCCTCTTGCCACTTCTATGTTAATTGTTTGGGGAGGCAGAGCCATACTTATAGGAATTATCGCCCGCGCTACTGATGCAGATATCGCCTTAGCTGCTT comes from Oculatellaceae cyanobacterium and encodes:
- a CDS encoding ATP-binding protein; amino-acid sequence: MSIVNQLTTTGNQQQTRPVLVVEDPKGKRIINLDKNIYSLGRSSLNSIVLNSRIVSRHHATLLRVTDTENETYLFQIIDGNLQGQHSTNGLIINGRSCWSKALQHKDLIIFGGNVQASYFVIDANLSDEDIFEYCEQEKSLKYQSFANETFETLVPDDISVDPSSEAALLRLASFPELLPTPIIEIDLQGKITYCNPATLVQFPDVQELQLNHPILLGILSVVQNEKKEFFVREVEVENAIFEQSVHYIAESNLIRIYLGDITKRKQAEKEREQLLISEQAARAEAEAANRMKDEFLATLSHELRTPLNAMIGWTSLLRSRKLDEKTVSRAIETIERNTRSLAQLIEDVLDVSRIIRGKLRLNVRSVKLIPIIEAAIETIRPAADAKNIQIECFLDAAVPPILGDANRLQQVVWNLLSNAVKFTPQSSRVEVRLLLSTDTEMQGNSAQIRVSDAGIGINPDFLPHVFDRFSQADSSTTRAHGGLGLGLAIVRHLVELQGGTVKAESAGEGLGATFLVNLPLIAANQELAVATPEAENTTKPHSVVSIQPPVRSLAGLRVLVVDDQADTREFLITMLHEYGAEATAVETVSEALETLQHWKPNVLISDIGMPGEDGYALIRKIRAMTTEEGGNIPAIALTGYASASDRTQALLAGFQIHVPKPIDAVELAVVVGKLTGRIIN
- a CDS encoding serine/threonine-protein kinase translates to MSYCLNPACQKPQNPAGTNFCLACGTKLQLKDRYRAIAPIGEGGFGRTFLAEDTDRLNTHCVIKQLFPLLQIQGSSGAMSKASLLFEQEARRLLELGEQHPQIPTLFGYFEQNKILYLVQQYIEGQDLDQELEQQGAFSEQQIIELLNDLLPVLQFVHENQVIHRDIKPTNIVRRRSDRKFVLIDFGVSKQLSATGLAKTGTRTGTEGFAPIEQLRGGKAFPASDLYSLGVTCIHLLTAAQIDELYDPLEGNWLWKEQLNKKGVTVSDHLTQVLDKILQEYVKERYQSAAEVLKDLNQLETFPVVSNDNNITNTQITSPIEPVPLAPQPQPQIQTWEFVRTLTGHSNLVRSVAFSLDGKILASGSWDNTIKLWNIETSQLIHTLTGHSDPVSTVVFSPDNQVIASGSADGSIKLWQTSNGKLMRSLRGHTDWIKSVAISPNGETLASGSDDNTIKIWQIDSGVLINTLFGHLYPVSSVTFSPDGQILASCSSDHTIKLWQANDGKLIRTLTGHTDWIKSIAITPDCQTLVSGSRDNTIKLWEISTGKLIRTLKGHSKGVWWVAIAPDGKIIASASSDNTINLWRSNTGELSQTLKDHAKGVRCVAFSPDHRTLASGSAENTITLWRSN
- a CDS encoding DUF697 domain-containing protein encodes the protein MAVKLRRPILVGGIGLSLSLWLLQSLHHSMAQLGEFTVLGAIALGGGFWFFQKRTSPQVDISPIASTMERETVEKAIAQVETAITILESEAENHPANLQLRQQVVQVTAELDRKVNRIAVTGGKNVGKTTLVKLLENSCFQNQQPSFSETTALFTANDADVITNQVAIASDLILFLTAADLTDPEFQTLQQMAKSHQKIMLVFNKQDQYVPDERLVILNQLRQRMQGILNKDDVVAIAAEPGLVKVRQHQPDGSLQEWMEKPAANIAPLTQQLEQILSHSAQQLILASAYRQAVNLKTEAKTVLNQVRRERALPIIEQYQWIVAATALANPVPALDLLATAAINAQLIIDLGNVYQQNFSLQQAQTIASTIGSLMVKLGLVELSTQAVGGMLKSNAITFVAGGVVQGVSAAYLTRLAGLSLIEYFQVQETATTTGGLFNIEQLSETLKQVFLENQRVAFLQAFIKQGVARLMPESTQPEIMVAETAALP
- a CDS encoding aminotransferase class IV — translated: MLEATPIVWHNGKLVEREQAAPSIASHSLHLGIGVFDGIMAYWNGNHYYIHCLDAHLDRLRNGATQMGLEFPWSNADLKLGILSLLDQLPATNYYIRPIVYRSVPQLSFNDLMPVDVTILAVTIARDVDKSLTCHISPYERISGNAIPLAWKICGTYVNSYLARRAAQVAGFNDAILLDQQGRITEAAVANLFLIQKEKLVTPALTPHIFPGITRLTIIDIAKSLQLQVEERDIKPTDLENFDGAFLAATMMELKPLSTIHPYKYDTSNHPLFRSCLKEFQEITHQ
- a CDS encoding type II toxin-antitoxin system HicB family antitoxin yields the protein MQQFTAIIEREGSGYVSLCPEIDIASQGCNIEEARNNLVEALELFFETADPKEIQNRLHSEIFITRVEVNIG
- a CDS encoding type II toxin-antitoxin system HicA family toxin, coding for MGKLRVLSAAEACQILAKHDFVQVRRKGSHIIMQRRLSYTTLTVPIPDYPELRIGTLQSIIRQSGLARYLFEVEQ
- a CDS encoding DUF305 domain-containing protein, with the translated sequence MKTSFLISLVAIASVAGGVITGCSTSSQTPNQVSNTASNNSSTGNNADHSSHSGHGSGNHDMAMDLGSADANYDLRFIDAMTPHHQGAVEMAKQAQQKSQRPEIKKLASEIINAQNKEIGQLKQWRKAWYPKAGTQLVAYGGAGKSTVPMSDEQKQSMMMSQDLGAADAEFDLRFINAMIPHHEGAITMANDALAKSQHAEIKKLSQNIVASQQKEIDQMKQWRKAWYKQ
- a CDS encoding cysteine synthase family protein codes for the protein MELLKNSIKLNRVNPQLRSALSNDVSEAVGMVPIVRLNRLGELCQQHDFYLKLESCNPGGSIKEKNAVYLIKDAEKRGLLTPGGTIVESSSGNFGIGLAMIGAARGYQVVIVVDAKTAPPMRRMLEAYGAELVDVPLSAADANGSMQVARMQKAKELASQIPAAWYPCQHQNPRNTNAHEVFTAREIEVAFGGAPDVIVVGVSTAGQLGGISRYFKKHYPKTRIVGVDVAGSVVFGTPAHPYKMTGLGLSFVPPNFDPKVLDAAYSVNDRLAFSVCHVLARKEGLLLGGSTGAIVAAALAYASRISSHERILMLNPDRGDRYLETVYNRTWLREQGINLLQEPELTETIKSMAPVPQQIFMPA